TTAAGTGGTATAATATTTATGCATTTATGATTAACTTTATCTATTAAAAATACTAGATTTTTAATGTTTAAGTCAGCCATAGGTGTTTATGGAAATAAAAATGGGTACTAGTAAGCACTTGAAGTCGTTTGATTAGGTTAATTGAACGATAAAGTAATTACTTATTTACTAAGAAGGAGAAAAAATGGCAAATAGACGTAAGAAAATTAATTTGAGCAAAAAGCTGTTAGTTAGTTCCGCAATTGCCGGAATTATTGGCGGGACCGCGGTCACGCTTTTTCCCACGCAAGCGGGCTATATCCAGACCGTGCAGGCTAAAAAGAAGAAACCGCACTATAGTTCAATAATTAATATTAGTAGATTTTCTGAAAACAATGACTGCCTTCTAAAATATGATGTGACAACTAAGACTTTGCATATTAAAGAAGGGGCTAACAGCAATACGTTAGGGAGGACCCCAATTTATCGGGCAGTTTACGATGCGAAAAAGCATATCTCTAAAAGAAATATGTTTAAGCCTACTGATATTGAACACATCAGTATTGATAGTCAGATTAAATTACCAAGAAATTCTAGCCTTTTGTTTGGTAGATTATACAAGCTGCAAGATATTAGCGGTCTTGATAAAGTAGATACCGGTGATGTTGATAGTTTTGAGAAATTATTTTATAAAGATAAAAGTTTACAAAGCTTAGATTTGAGTTCATGGGACATAAGTTCTATAGGCTATGCTGGAGCTAGCGAAATGTTTTCCGGCGCAAAGTCATTAACTCAGATTAATCTAACCAATTGGGATGATATCCCAGATACTGACATGCTTTCTGGTCTTGATACCACCAAAGTCAAGATTATCGGCTTTGATGATGAAGATTAATCGTAAAAAGTGATACATTCTTTTGGTAAAATATCGCAAATCATATTTTTAGGCATTAAGCTACAAGGTAACTTGATGCTTTTTTCATGACTAAGATTTTGCGGCCTTATAGCCAGTTAAATTAGTAGAATTGCAGTGACCATAAATTTTGCATTCAGTTAACCGCCCCAATATTAATCACTTCTTCCTTAAGAATTACAAGTCCAAGCATTTCTTGTTGTTTTATTATTTACATGTAGTACAATTAAACTTGTCAAAAATAAAACAACAAATTATGAATTCTGAAAGGTAAGAATAAAAATGAAATACGCTGTTACAGCTGCAACCGGAAATTTTGGCCAACTGGCTGTGAAATACTTAAGTCAATTAACTAGTTCAAAAGATATTGTCGTCGTTGCCAGAAATCGGGAGAAAGCCGAGAAGCTTTTTCCTAACTTTGAAATAAGAATTGGTGACTATGATAAACAAACATCAATTACCAAAGCATTGCAGGGAATTGATCGGGTCTTATTTATTTCTTCTCAACCTGGCGGAAAAGTTGACCGCAAAGTGCAGCACCAAAATGTAGTTAACGCGATTCAGGCAAATCATGTTAGCTTTGTGGCCTATACTAGTTTTGCTCATGCTCAAAGTTCACCTACACCGCTAGCTCAAGATCACAAGCTAACTGAAGACATGATTATTAAAACCAATATTGCGCACTCGTTTTTGCGTAACAACTGGTATTTAGAAAATGAAGCAGGATTTTTTGCAAGTGCTAAAGAAGCACAAAAAGCTGTTTACTGGGCAGACAATTGTGCCGGCTGGGCTTTAGAAAGTGAATATGCACAGGCAGCTGCTAATGTTTTAACTTCTTCAGAGCCACGTGAAGTCTACGAATTTACGGGCAAGCCAATTACTTACCAAGAGCTAGGACAAGCTACAAGCGAAGCATTGGGCAAAAAATGTTCAATTTTGCAGGTCTCTCGTGAAAATTATATTGCTGACCTGGAAAATAAGGGGTTGGATCACTCAACGGCAACTCTTTATGCCTCTTTCCAAGAGCCAATTGCTAGCGGTTCCTTAAACGAAACCAGTTCAGATTTACCATTAGTGTTAGGACACCCATTGACTGATTTAAGTACAGCAATCAAGAAAATTGTTTTATAAAAGGAGAACAAAATTAAATACTCTTATAAATTAAGTGATGCTATTCATGTTTTAGCTTATTTATTACTTTGCCCAGATTCTGACCATTCAAGCAAAGCAATTGCAGCAAGCGTAGAAGCTAATCCTAGTGTAATTAGAAGCTTAATGAGTGACTTACGCAAAGCTAATTTACTTTCTAGTCATCAAGGTTCAGTTAAACCAACTTTAGTTAAGCCGCCTTCCGAAATCAGTCTATTCGATATCTATCAAGCTCTTAATGTTAATCACCATCTTTTCCATGTCGATCCTGATACCAATCAAAATTGTATTGTGGGCAGAAATATTCAACCAGTTCTTCAAAATGTTTATGGTGAAATTGAAAAAGATGCAGAAAAGAAAATGATGGAAATATCTTTGGAAGATATCGTAAAGCAAATTAACCAACAAATTGCGGACCATGCTTCTTCAAACGAAAATACTAACTAAAAACAGTTTCTAAATTCAACTTGATTCAATATTATTTTTATCCATTTTACCTATTAAATATGCTAAAATTAAGCAAGTTAGGTGAAGGAGGTTTTCAAATTGAATCAGAACCCGCAAGGACCGTTTAAGCATTATGAACGCCCTCATAATTCTAGGACGATGATTAATAAGTCAGGCTCAAAATACTGGATGATCTTAATGGTTCTTATAGTTATTATTATTGTTGCTCTTGTACCGGTTGTGCATCATTTGGCTGCAAATAGTGAAACCAGCAACCGGGTAGTTGAATTGCAAAAAGCGACTAAGAAGCGCAAACGGGTAACAGAAAAGAAGACTTCCAAGACTCAAATTAATGCGAAGGTTAAAGACAAGGCAAAGAAAAAAACATTATCCAAGCCTAAAGTTCAGGCACAGGATAAGCCAGTTGAAACAAAAGTTAAACAATATACAGTTCAAAGCGGCGATTCTTTAACTAGCATTGCAGATAAATTTAACCTAACGGTTAATGATTTGGCACAACTTAATCAACTTAATCCAGAAGATCAAGTAAACGCCGGTCAGAAGCTGAGAGTAAAGTAGTTAATAGAAAGGGCAGGGACTTCAAGTCCCTTTTTTAATGGCATGCAGATAGCAATTGATGGACCAGCTTCAGCTGGTAAAAGTACAGTCGCAAAAATTATTGCGCAAAAATTGGGTTTTACTTACATTGATACTGGGGCAATGTATCGTGCCTGCACGGTAATAGCACAAGAAAATCAGCTTGATTATGGTGACGAAGAGGCGATCCTAGCCGCAGTTGATCAAAATCAAATTGAATTAAAAGTAGTTGATGGTGAACAAAAAGTTTTTACAGGTAAAAATGATGTTACGCAGGCAATTCGGATGCCTGAAGTTTCAGCAAATGTTTCCCAGGTTTCAGCACTTTCCGGTGTTAGGGAAAAAATGGTCAGTCTTCAGCGGCAAATGGCAGGTAAGATGAATGTCGTAATGGATGGTCGTGATATCGGCACAACAGTTTTACCTCACGCAGAAGTGAAAATTTTTTTGGTAGCTTCAGCAAAGTCTCGTGCCCAAAGAAGAATGCTTGACTTAAAGCAGCGCGGAATAAAAAGTAGTCAAACATTGGCAGAGATTGAAGAAAGTATTAAGCAACGTGATTACAAGGATTCTCATCGCAAAATTTCACCGTTAAAAAAGGCGCCAGATGCGGTTGAAATTGATACGACTAAGATGAGTATTGAACAAGTTGTTGACGCAATTTTGGCTGAAATTGCTAAAAGTCAAAAAAATATTTAAAAAAGGTGCTAAAACAGTAGAAAAATATCTCACTTTCATTTAAAATTAGATTATGATATTGGGAGGTAAATAATGTCAGAAAACAGTAATCAATTTTTAGATGCATTAAAGCAAATGCAAGGAGTTGAGGTCGGCGATATTGTAGATGTTGAAGTATTAGACGTTGAAGAAGGTCAAATCGATGTTGGTGTTGAAAATGCTGGTGTCGAAGGTGTGATTCCACGTCGTGAATTCACTTCAGATCGCAACGTTGATCTACGCGAAGCCGTTAAGCCAGGAGACAAGTTTAAAGCTTTAGTCTTGAGAAAAGCTGGTGGAGACAAGGAGAACGGTGAGTTCTTCTTCTCAGTAACTCGTCTTAAGGAAAGAGAAGCTTACGACGAATTGCAAAAAGACTTTGAAGCAGGTAAAACAATCGAAGGTACTGTTACTTCATCAGTACGTGGTGGTTTATTAGTTGATGTTGGTACAAGAGGATTTTTACCAGCTTCACTTATTTCTAACCGCTATGTTTCTGATCTTAAACCATACATTGGCAAGACAATGAAGCTTAAGATTACAGAAATTGATCCAAGCAAGAACCGTCTGATTCTTTCTCACAAGGATTTAATTGAAGAAGAACGTGAAGAAGCCTTTGATAAAGTAGCATCACAATTAGTTGTTGGTGATGTAGTAGAAGGCAAAGTTTCTCGTTTGACCAACTTTGGTGCTTTTGTTGATGTTGGTGGTGTAGACGGTTTAGTTCACATCTCTGAAATTTCTTACAAGCACGTTGACAAGCCTAGTGATGTATTAAAGGCTGGTCAAGATGTTAAAGTTAAAGTTATTGGTATTGATGATGACAGACACCGCATCTCCCTTTCAATCAAGCAAACTGAACCTTCCCCATTTGAACAAGCTACAGCTGAATTACACGAAGGCGACATTTTTGAAGGTGAAGTTAAGTCTTTAACTAACTTTGGTGCCTTTGTAGAAGTTGCTGATGGCATTCAAGGCTTGGTCCACGTTTCTGAAATATCATATAAACACGTAGACAAACCTAGTGATGTTCTTGAAGTTGGACAAACAGTTAAGGTTAAAGTTTTGAACATTGACCCTAATGAACGTAGAATTTCACTTTCAATGAAGGCTGCTGATTCTAAAGGTTCTGAAAATGAAGGATCTCATTCGCACAGTTCATACAACAGAAACTCTGTTAACAAGAAATACATGAACAACGATGACAGTGGCTTTGCTTTAGGTGACATTATTGGTGACCAATTGAAAGATCGTCGTTAGTTGTAAATTTAATGAGCCGACTTTTTAAGTCGGCTTTTTTTATTATTAAAAGGAGGCTGAAAATATGGTTTTACCTGTAGTTGCAATTGTAGGACAACCAAATGTTGGTAAATCTACTCTTTTCAACCGGATTATTAATGAACGTTTGGCAATTGTAGAAGATAAGCCCGGCGTTACCCGTGACCGTAATTATGCCCAAGCTGAATGGATGGGACATAAATTTGACTTAATTGATACTGGCGGTATTACTTGGGAAAATGGCCGAATCGAAGATGAGATTCGTGCCCAAGCCGAAATAGCTATTGAAGAGGCAGATGTGATTGTAATTTTAACTAGTGTTACTAATCACTTAACCGATTTAGATGAGCGTATTTCGCAAATGCTTTATCAAACAAAAAAGCCGGTTATATTAGCGGTTAATAAAGCAGATAATCCTGAACAAAGAATGGATATTTATGATTTTTACAGTTTAGGTTTCGGGGATCCAATTCCCATTTCTAGTGTTCACGGAACGGGAATTGGTGATTTGCTTGACCGAATTGTTAGTGAACTACCAAAAGATCTAGCTAAAGATGATGATGACCAGATTTCGTTCAGTGTAATCGGGCGACCAAACGTTGGTAAATCATCGATTGTCAATAGTTTACTCGGACAAAAGCGGGTAATTGTCAATAATGAAGAGGGAACAACTCGTGATGCTGTAGATACCCCTTTTATTAGCGAAGATGGTACAAAATACCGAATTGTTGATACAGCTGGAATCAGACGACGAGGCAAAGTCTATGAAAAGACTGAAAAGTATTCGGTAATGCGTGCAATGAGTGCGATCGAGCATTCCAATATCGTCTGCTTGGTTCTTGATGCTAGTACCGGTATTAGGGAACAAGATAAACATGTTGCTGGGTACGCACATGAGGCTGGACGCGGCATTATTATTGTCGTCAACAAATGGGATTTACCGAAGAAGAATAGCAATAGTGGTAAAGATTTTGAACGAGTTATTCGTGAAGAATTCCAGTATCTAGACTATGCGCCTATTTTATTCGTTTCAGCAAAAACGGGCCAAAACTTGGAGCAAATTCCGAAGATGGTTAAGCAAGTTCACCAAAACCAGACTCAAAGAATTAAATCCAGTGTTTTAAATGATCTCCTGCTCGAAGCCAGCAAGTTGGTACCAACACCAATGGTACGAGGAAAACGCCTTAGAGTTTATTATATGACTCAGGTGTCTACAAATCCGCCCACTTTTGTGGTGTTTGTAAATGATCCAGAATTAATGCATTTTTCCTATGAGCGATTTTTAATAAATCAATTACGTGATAACTTTGATTTTACTGGCACACCAATTAAGGTTATTGCACGTAAAAGAAAATAGTTTGTATCTAGCAAATAGATAAAAATGACAATTTTCGGCTAAATTGCTTGTTGTACTATGGCTTTTGTGCTATTTTGAAACAAGGAAAGAATGATTAGTCATGATCATTGTTCCTTGTTTCTCTGATGAGGAATAAGTAAAGAATCTCTGTTATGAGATTCATTTTTGGGAGGTGAATTTTCTATGGCAAATAAAGCAGAATTAGTTACTGAAGTTGCTTCAAAAACTAAGTTAACTAAAAAGGATGCAGCTACAGCTGTTGATGCAATTTTCAGTTCGATCCAAGAGGATCTTTCAAAAGGTAAAAAAGTTCAATTGATTGGCTTTGGTACTTTTGAAGTGCGTAAGCGTGCAGCTAGAAAAGGACGTAACCCACAAACTGGTGATGAAATTGAAATTCCAGCTAGTGTTGTTCCTGCATTTAGACCTGGTAAAGCTCTTAAAGAAGCTGTTAAATAAGCTGATTAGTTTTATCCAAAAAGATGGTGGCCATAATGCCATCATCTTTTTGTTTGTACTTTTATCTAAAATGAACACGATGAATCTGAGACAGGAAGGAAAATTATGAGCTATTCAGAAGAATTGCTAGATTCAATTCAAAAACAAGATTTTTCCAAAGAAAAAATTTTATTAAAAAAGGCTCTAGATGAAGATGAACCAGAAATTTTGGCTTCCTTAGCCGAAAATTTAACTGGCTTAGGTTTTACTGACATAGCCAAAGAAGTTTACCGTAGTTTAATTGCGCGTTTTCCAAAAGAAGACCTTTTCAAAATTTACCTCGCTGAAATTCTGTTGAACGATGGTAAAGACGATGATGGACTGTCACTTCTTTATGCAATTCCAGAAGACTCATCCGCTTATTTGGATAGCCTATTAGTTCAAGCGGATTACTATCAAACTAATGGCTTGCTTGAGACGGCGTATAGCAAGCTCCTAAAGGCCGCTAAAGTGGCACCTGAAGAAGATGTCGTAAAGTTTGGATTAGCTGAACTAGACTATCTTAGTGGCCGTTATGAGCAAGCCTTAGATTTGTATCAGGATTTATTAAAAAGACACAAAAACTTTAGTGAGATTAACCTAAATGACCGTCTGTTTCAGACTCTAGCTAAGTTGGGCCGCTATGAAGAAGCAAGTGAAGTAATTGAAAAACACGCGAGTGAACTGTTAGACATTGACAGTAAGTACCAAGCAGCCTTAGTTATGTTAGCGGTCAATAAAGACGATCAGGCAATCAAATACCTAGATGAAGTGATTGACCAAAGTCCTGATTACGTGAATGCATATCGGCTGTTGGCGTCTGCTTATGAACACAAAAATGATAATGACCAAGTTTTACGGTCAGCACAAGCAGGAATCGCATATAACGAGCTTGATGCATCTTTATACGCAATTGGGGCAAAAGCTGCTGTTAAGCTTAATGAATTTGACACCGCTGAGGAATTGCTCAAAAAGGGCTTGAAATTTTTACCTGAAAACGTTGATTTACGTTTACAACTATCAGATTTATATTTAAAGGAAAATAAGCACCAAGAAAACTTAGAATTATTTAGTAAAATACCTGATAATGAATTAGAGCCACAAGCACATTGGAACATGGCTCTTTCTTACGAGGCTCTTGAGCAGACTGAAAAGGCTAAAAGTGAGTTTTTACTTGTTTATCCCGAATTTCAGGATAATACCGCTTTTTTACGACAAATGATTCTCTTTTTTAATGCTGAACCTAATTCAACTACCATTGTTCAAGAATTATTAAATCGTTATTTGAAACTTGAACCAGAGGATACAGAAATGCAGGATTTAGCTAATAATTTACTTGATTAGCAGAACTAAAAAAGATCGCATTGATATGAACCCCAAAATTAGGACAGTTTAATAAATTTTAACTAAGGACTAATGCCCGATATTCAAGCGGACTTAGTCCTTTTAGTTTTACTTTGATTCTTTGCTGGTTATAGTAACTGATATATTTTTGGATTGCTTCTTCCAGTTCGTTTAAATTCTTAAACTGGGTTTCGAAGCCATAGAACATTTCCCGTTTGAGTATGCCAAAGAACCCTTCCATTAATCCGTCATCTAAGGAATTGCCCTTACGCGACATAGACTGTTCGATTCCATGGTCTTTTAGCCAGGCTTGGAATTTAGGATGCTGGTACTGCCAGCCTTGATCTGTATGAAAAATCAGACCATTTAATGCTGGATGCTTGCGCCAAGCCTGTTTTAGCATGTCCATAATCTGTTTAAGGTTAGGACTGCGGGAAATGGAGTAGGCAATCACCTCTTGCGTGCAGCCATCAACAATGGGTGACAGGTAGGTCTTCTGACCGTTGAGTTTGAACTCGGTCACGTCTGAATACCACTTGTGTTCCGGGTAAACTGCGCTAAAATTACGTTTAATCAAGTCGTTCTTAATTGGACCCTGGTTGCCGCGATAGCTATTATACTTATGCCAGCGTTTACTGACGATACCAAAGAGTTTCAGCTTGTTCATCAAGCGTTGTACTTTTTTGTGATTGACTAGCCAACCACGTCGCCTAAGTTCCAGAGTAATGCGCCGATAGCCATAGCGATGCCGGTGTTCTTCATAAATGGCTTTGATTTCAGCCATCACCTGCTGGTTGCCACGATCCTTATCCTTTTTCTGCAAATTGTAGTAATAATTACTGCGGGATAGATGCGGGAGATTGGGATTAGCATTAATAACAGCAAGAATAAAAGTTACGCTGACCTTGAGTTCACGCCTCAGCTGGGTAACTGCCCGGGCTATTTCCGCGGCTTGCGGTTCTTGGTCCGCTGGTCGACTAAGGCGGTCAATTTTTTTATAAATTCGTTCTCGACGGTCAGCTTCAAGTTCTGCTGGCGTAAGTGCTCGTTTTCTTGCTTCAGACGTTTGATTTCTGGATCTTGTTTGGGCATGGGGTGATCGTCCTTTTTGTTTGATAACGACATTATACCCGTTTTCACGATAGCTGCGAAGCCAATTAGCCAACATACCGTTACTTTTTAGGCCAAGATCAATTGCCACCTGATAAGCTGGTTCATGCTTGACTAGTACTCGTATAATAGCCTGCTTTTTAAACTCAAGTGAATATTCAGTATAGGGCTGGTCTAAAATAGCTAGGCCGTGACGTTGAATAAGAGCAAGCAAATACTTAATGTTAGCAGGATTAATGCCATAACGTCGACCCAATTCACTAGGTCTAATGTTATAATTCCGCCAAAGATTGAAGATTTCAATTTTATCTTGTTTGGATAATTTAGCCATAATAAAAACCTCGAAGTTGTCCTAACTTCGGGGTTCATATCACATATCAGAATGCGATCTTTTTATTTGCGGATAATAAAGTGACGTTGCTTTTGTTTGTAAGTAAAGCCTTCTCCCAGTGCTTCGTGAACTTCAATTACGCTCACAAATGCTTTGGGGTCTTCGGCGCTAATTAATTCTTTCACGGCAGGAATTTCACGTGGCGAAACGACTAAATAGATTACAGGACGATTAACTTTACTATAGCCACCCCGAGCTTCGAAATAGGTAAAACCGCGATCAAGTTTTAAATCAATCATCTGCGCGATTTGCTGGTACTTATCTGATATTATTAGTAAACCACGAGCGGAGTAGGCTCCTTGTTGGACAGCATCCATTACGCGTGAAAGGATAAATGATGCCACCAGCGTATACATAATGTGCTTTAAGTCTAAATAAGTTAGTGACGCAAACAAGACCAGCGCATCGCAGAATAAAAGCACCTTGCCAGAGGACATGCCGTATTTTAATTGACAAATTCGGGCAATGATATCAGTCCCGCCTGAAGTGCCATTATACCTAAATACTAATCCTAGACCTATTCCAGATAGGGTTCCCGCTAAAATCGCTGACAAGAAGAGGTCGTGTTCCAAGTTTAATTGATATATAATAGGTATCAAGCGCCAAAACCATAGGAAAAAAGAGAGCCAAAGAGTTCCCCAAATTGTGTAAGTCAAGAGTCGCTTACCCATAAAGCGATATCCCAAAAATATTAGTGGGATATTTAAAATAAGCGAGGAAAGCCCCATATTGATGCCCCAAAAGTGTCTAAGAAGCAAAGTAATACCGCTGATACCGCCATCTGTTAACTGATTAGGTGCGGAAATCATGTCTAAACTTAAGCCATAAATGGCGCAACCTAGCATGATCATAAATAGTTCTAGAATGTTTCTTCTAGTAATTTTTTGCATGATGATTATTATCTTTCTATTCAATCTTTGACGCTATAAACTTACCACATTTTCTAATGAAAAACACTATACAAATGAGTTGATTATCTGATGAAAAAAATAAATGATTTACCCCAAATTTTTGTTGCTGCAATTCCCGTACTTGAAAAGCTTGAAGAAGCGGGTTTTGAAGCATACTTTGTTGGTGGTTCAATTCGTGATTTGCTTTTAAAACGACATATTCATGATATTGATATTGCCAGCAGTGCATATCCTGAAGAAGTTAAACGATTATTTCCTAAAACAATCGATACTGGCATTAAGCATGGTACTGTAACTGTCTTATACAATGGTAGTAGTTATGAAATAACAACGTTTCGAACCGAATCAGGTTACCAGGATTTTCGCCGCCCTGATCATGTTACCTTTGTTAGAAGTCTCAAAGAGGACTTAAAGCGGCGTGATTTTACTATCAATGCGTTAGCAATGAATACTAAAGGCGAAATTGTTGATCTATTCAATGGCTTAGATGATTTACACCACCATCTAATTAAAGCCGTTGGTGATCCTTTAGAACGCTTTCACGAGGACGCATTGCGCATGATGCGGGCAGTCCGCTTTATGAGTCAATTACAATTCGACCTGGAAGAGCAAACTGAAGAGGCTATTCGACAACTCCATTATTTGTTACCTAAAATTTCGGTTGAACGAATCCGTGACGAGTTTGTCAAAATGGGGACTGGACCAAATTCAAGAAAGGCATTTGCGGTCTTCTTGGATACAGAATTAAGCGAAGGAGCTCCCGATTTTGCTGGCAAGAAAGATTTACTAGCAATTTACCCCAGTTTGAAGTTTGATCCTATTTTAGAATCAAGTCTTTGGGCCGTGATTATCATTTTACTGAAAATAGCTAACAATGAAATTGGTCAATTTATGCGCGATTGGAAAAATTCCAATGCAATGACCAGCAAAGTAGAAAAAATTGTTGATTTGTTTGACCTGCTTTCAGAACGTGCCCCAACGGATTATGAACTTTTTGAAGCAGGAAAAGAAACGTTATTGAATACAATTGATGTTGCGCAAATTTTGGGGCAGCCAATTAATTCTGAGGCTTTAGTTGACCGCTATATGGCGTTACCAATTAAGTCTTCTTCTGAACTAGTTATTGATGGTCGCTTTCTAATCGCTGCCGGCGTTAATCCGGGCCCTAAACTAGGTGAACTACTTACAGACATTAAGAAAAAAGTGATTGCCGGTGAATTGGAAAATTCACGTGAGGCAATCACCGCATTTTTAGGTAATGAATTTTAAACATAAAATAAAACAGCAAAATACATCAAAGCTGAACCGAGAAGAACAAACAGATGCCAGACAACATGAATAAAGGGAACGTTTTTCATGGTATAAAGCAGTGCCCCAACGGTATAAGCAATTCCGCCGCCAACGAGGAGCCAAAAGCCGTTAGGACTCAAGCGGACATATAGGTATTTTCCAGCTAAAATAACCAGCCACCCCATACCAACATATAAAACCGTATCCAAAATGACATGCTTGCCCCGGTTAAAAATATAGTAGATGATTCCAAAGATTGCGATTAGCCAAATGAGGCTAAACAGTAGCCAGCCCCA
This genomic window from Lactobacillus panisapium contains:
- a CDS encoding CCA tRNA nucleotidyltransferase, coding for MKKINDLPQIFVAAIPVLEKLEEAGFEAYFVGGSIRDLLLKRHIHDIDIASSAYPEEVKRLFPKTIDTGIKHGTVTVLYNGSSYEITTFRTESGYQDFRRPDHVTFVRSLKEDLKRRDFTINALAMNTKGEIVDLFNGLDDLHHHLIKAVGDPLERFHEDALRMMRAVRFMSQLQFDLEEQTEEAIRQLHYLLPKISVERIRDEFVKMGTGPNSRKAFAVFLDTELSEGAPDFAGKKDLLAIYPSLKFDPILESSLWAVIIILLKIANNEIGQFMRDWKNSNAMTSKVEKIVDLFDLLSERAPTDYELFEAGKETLLNTIDVAQILGQPINSEALVDRYMALPIKSSSELVIDGRFLIAAGVNPGPKLGELLTDIKKKVIAGELENSREAITAFLGNEF